A window from Primulina eburnea isolate SZY01 chromosome 2, ASM2296580v1, whole genome shotgun sequence encodes these proteins:
- the LOC140820241 gene encoding peptidyl-prolyl cis-trans isomerase FKBP20-1-like gives MSDSVDLTGDGGVLKTTIRRAKADAIAPSETLPLLDVHYEGIRAETGDVFDTTHEDNTIFTFELGTGSVIKAWDIALRTMKVGEVVKITCKPEYAYGSAGSPPDVPPDSTLIFEVELVACRPRKGSSLGSVSDERARLEELKKQRELAAAVKEEEKKKREEAKKAAAARIQAKLEAKKGKGKGKAT, from the exons ATGAGTGATTCTGTTGATTTGACTGGGGATGGAGGTGTCCTGAAGACAACGATACGTCGAGCGAAAGCTGATGCCATTGCTCCTTCAGAGACCCTTCCTCTTCTCGATG TTCATTATGAAGGCATTCGTGCCGAAACTGGTGACGTCTTTGATACTACACATGAGGATAACACTATATTCACCTTTGAACTGGGCACCGGATCTGTGATTAAAGCATGGGATATTGCACTGAGAACCATGAAG GTTGGTGAGGTTGTAAAGATCACCTGTAAACCAGAATATGCCTATGGTAGTGCTGGTTCTCCACCTGATGTTCCCCCTGA TTCAACGCTCATTTTTGAGGTGGAGTTGGTAGCATGCCGTCCTCGTAAGGGTTCTAGTCTAGGCAGTGTTTCAGATGAGAGGGCTAGACTGGA GGAGCTCAAGAAGCAGAGGGAATTGGCAGCTGCAgtgaaagaagaagaaaagaagaaaagagaagAAGCAAAGAAAGCTGCTGCTGCTAGGATTCAAGCCAAACTTGAAGCTAAGAAAGGAAAGGGTAAGGGTAAAGCTACATAA
- the LOC140820250 gene encoding E3 ubiquitin-protein ligase SDIR1-like isoform X1, which yields MSFVFRGTRGDIETGFQGLMPERRAVRVHAARPVNTNSLAFLVTVLLLFMILNSHQMSPNFLLWLVLGVFFMATTLRMYATCQQLQAQAQAHAVAASGLLGHTELRLHMPPSIALATRGRLQGLRLQLALLDREFDDLDYETLRALDAENIPAASMTEEEINALPVHKYKVSGPQSIGPSVLQPSSSTSIEKKQDPSNAQGSIKTSDDDLTCSVCLEQVDVGELIRSLPCLHQFHVNCIDPWLRQQGTCPVCKFRAGSQWSEAGQGEDDASYIV from the exons ATGAGTTTTGTTTTCCGAGGCACGAGAGGAGATATAGAAACTGGTTTCCAAGGATTGATGCCTGAGCGGCGTGCAGTG CGGGTTCATGCTGCACGACCAGTCAATACAAACTCGCTTGCTTTTCTTGTCACGG TGCTATTGCTGTTTATGATTTTGAACTCGCATCAAATGTCTCCTAATTTTTTG CTTTGGCTTGTGCTTGGTGTCTTTTTTATGGCAACCACCCTTAGGATGTACGCAACTTGTCAGCAACTACAAGCACAGGCTCAAGCTCATGCTGTTGCTGCTAGTGGACTTCTTGGCCACACAGAACTACGGCTGCATATGCCACCATCTATAGCTCTCGCGACGAGGGGGAGGTTGCAAGGTCTCAGACTCCAGCTCGCTCTTCTGGACAGGGAATTTGATGATTTAG ATTATGAAACATTGCGAGCACTGGATGCTGAAAATATCCCCGCGGCCTCTATGACCGAGGAAGAGATCAATGCTCTTCCAGTTCACAAGTACAAGGTGTCAGGCCCTCAAAG CATTGGTCCATCTGTACTGCAACCTTCTTCTTCAACTTCAATTGAG AAGAAGCAAGATCCTTCAAATGCACAAGGGTCAATAAAGACCTCGGATGATGATTTGACATGTAGTGTTTGCCTGGAACAAGTTGATGTTGGAGAGCTCATTCGTAGCTTGCCATGCTTGCACCAG TTTCATGTAAATTGCATTGATCCATGGCTACGGCAACAAGGGACATGCCCAGTTTGCAAATTTAGAGCCGGATCACAATGGTCTGAGGCTGGACAAGGAGAAGACGATGCTTCATATATAGTCTAG
- the LOC140820250 gene encoding E3 ubiquitin-protein ligase SDIR1-like isoform X2 gives MSFVFRGTRGDIETGFQGLMPERRAVRVHAARPVNTNSLAFLVTVLLLFMILNSHQMSPNFLLWLVLGVFFMATTLRMYATCQQLQAQAQAHAVAASGLLGHTELRLHMPPSIALATRGRLQGLRLQLALLDREFDDLDYETLRALDAENIPAASMTEEEINALPVHKYKVSGPQSIGPSVLQPSSSTSIEKQDPSNAQGSIKTSDDDLTCSVCLEQVDVGELIRSLPCLHQFHVNCIDPWLRQQGTCPVCKFRAGSQWSEAGQGEDDASYIV, from the exons ATGAGTTTTGTTTTCCGAGGCACGAGAGGAGATATAGAAACTGGTTTCCAAGGATTGATGCCTGAGCGGCGTGCAGTG CGGGTTCATGCTGCACGACCAGTCAATACAAACTCGCTTGCTTTTCTTGTCACGG TGCTATTGCTGTTTATGATTTTGAACTCGCATCAAATGTCTCCTAATTTTTTG CTTTGGCTTGTGCTTGGTGTCTTTTTTATGGCAACCACCCTTAGGATGTACGCAACTTGTCAGCAACTACAAGCACAGGCTCAAGCTCATGCTGTTGCTGCTAGTGGACTTCTTGGCCACACAGAACTACGGCTGCATATGCCACCATCTATAGCTCTCGCGACGAGGGGGAGGTTGCAAGGTCTCAGACTCCAGCTCGCTCTTCTGGACAGGGAATTTGATGATTTAG ATTATGAAACATTGCGAGCACTGGATGCTGAAAATATCCCCGCGGCCTCTATGACCGAGGAAGAGATCAATGCTCTTCCAGTTCACAAGTACAAGGTGTCAGGCCCTCAAAG CATTGGTCCATCTGTACTGCAACCTTCTTCTTCAACTTCAATTGAG AAGCAAGATCCTTCAAATGCACAAGGGTCAATAAAGACCTCGGATGATGATTTGACATGTAGTGTTTGCCTGGAACAAGTTGATGTTGGAGAGCTCATTCGTAGCTTGCCATGCTTGCACCAG TTTCATGTAAATTGCATTGATCCATGGCTACGGCAACAAGGGACATGCCCAGTTTGCAAATTTAGAGCCGGATCACAATGGTCTGAGGCTGGACAAGGAGAAGACGATGCTTCATATATAGTCTAG
- the LOC140824000 gene encoding protein LATERAL BRANCHING OXIDOREDUCTASE 1-like, with product MQEDEGLGYGSSLPVPSVQEIVRNDPTNIPEKYIKDVEDRPKDSDISHLSLNIPIIDLSLLSDGDEAESRKLDVACKEWGFFQVINHNCDEVIPKMKASVAAFFALPSTEKKKYAMAVDDIQGYGQGYVVSEDQKLDWNDLIFLMTLPSNTRNMKYWPLTIPSFKESVDEYAVEIQRVTDEIFKNLSSLMGKEENCLKDLHKGVKQGIRMNYYPNCCRPDLVLGVSPHSDASSITLLVQEDEITALQIKHKGEWVPIKPIPNAIVVNVGDVLEAWSNGIYTSIEHRAVTNEEKARISVAAFVIPGNEAELNPVETMVDDDRSPQIYKNDVKYIDYLRYTLAKKMDGKLANIEYLKLET from the exons ATGCAAGAAGATGAAGGATTAGGCTATGGAAGCTCCTTGCCTGTGCCAAGTGTTCAAGAAATTGTAAGAAATGATCCCACGAATATCCCTGAAAAGTACATCAAAGACGTCGAGGATAGACCTAAAGATTCTGATATATCCCATCTTTCTTTAAATATTCCTATCATAGATCTTTCTCTGCTTTCCGATGGAGACGAAGCCGAAAGTAGAAAGTTGGATGTTGCATGTAAAGAATGGGGTTTCTTCCAG GTAATTAACCACAACTGTGATGAAGTTATACCCAAGATGAAGGCAAGTGTAGCGGCGTTTTTCGCTCTCCCATCAACGGAGAAGAAGAAATATGCGATGGCCGTGGATGATATTCAAGGATATGGACAAGGTTACGTGGTCTCGGAGGATCAAAAACTCGATTGGAATGACCTTATTTTCTTGATGACACTGCCATCCAATACGAGGAATATGAAGTATTGGCCTCTCACAATACCCTCTTTCAA GGAATCTGTAGACGAATACGCTGTCGAAATTCAAAGGGTGACGgatgaaatatttaaaaactTGTCTTCATTAATGGGGAAGGAAGAAAATtgtctgaaagatttgcataaAGGTGTGAAACAAGGCATTAGAATGAACTATTACCCAAACTGTTGTAGGCCTGACTTGGTACTTGGAGTTAGCCCACATTCTGATGCTAGTTCAATCACTCTACTTGTGCAAGAAGATGAAATCACTGCACTACAAATAAAGCACAAGGGAGAATGGGTGCCAATTAAGCCTATCCCAAATGCGATTGTCGTCAACGTAGGCGATGTTCTCGAG GCTTGGAGCAATGGGATATACACGAGCATCGAGCATAGAGCGGTTACTAACGAAGAAAAAGCAAGGATATCCGTGGCGGCATTCGTGATCCCAGGCAATGAGGCTGAGTTGAACCCAGTGGAAACCATGGTGGACGATGATCGCTCCCCCCAAATTTACAAAAATGACGTTAAATATATAGATTATCTTAGATACACTCTAGCCAAGAAAATGGATGGTAAGTTGGCAAACATAGAATATCTCAAGTTGGAGACCTAA
- the LOC140820297 gene encoding uncharacterized protein, with translation MASDLEPVAVTPQKHDPAWKHCQMYKIGDKVQLKCLYCEKIFKGGGIHRIKEHLACQKGNAATCLRVLPDVRLQMLESLNGVAAKKRKKQKLTEETSSYDNPGTIVVDPLSSNCDLKTDVDLLPVPELLEHNVDVYSSREDIVSGNIGGRKKKGRIRKAPDVANANAIAFNSFQAMKTKKTSDPVYMALGRFFFDVGLPAEAVNSAYFKPMVDAIASQGVEAIGPSFHDLRSWILKNAVHESRSDVDKCRRDWENNGCTILVDERNLKKGKTFVNFFVYCPVGTVFLRSADVSDTGGSADALYDLLKQTVEEVGMKNVLQVVTSSEDRYIIAGRRLSDTCPTVFWSPCTLHCIDLMLKDIGELPRVKIILDQAKSISRFVYSNHVVLNMMRRFTFGIDLVDLGITRYSIDFATLKRMLNVRHYLQSMIASEEWMESPYSKKPVAFSIQNYVNNESFWSTCASIIRLTDPLLRLQRIVCSEKRPAMGYVCAGIYRAKETIKKEIADTEDYLLYWNIIDRRWEQVQHHPLHAAGFYFNPRFFYNLEGDVHHHIRSLVYDCIEKLVSDPKIQDKIMKETASFQGAVGDFGRKMAVRARDTLLPTEWWSAYGGGCPNLAHLAIRILSQTCSLFPHKLNHIPLEHMHERKNCLEHQRLSDLVFVQYNMSLKHLGKEQGYTDPISYEKFEIIGDWIMEKEIGSESSETADWMAVDPPLGNATLLGSPIDDFEALGSGFEDFEIFDWLKESEENGNENIASM, from the exons ATGGCTTCGGATTTGGAACCAGTAGCAGTGACTCCGCAAAAGCATGACCCAGCTTGGAAGCATTGTCAAATGTATAAGATTGGGGATAAAGTTCAGCTCAAGTGTTTATACTGTGAGAAAATTTTTAAGGGTGGTGGGATTCATAGGATTAAAGAACACCTCGCGTGCCAGAAAGGGAATGCGGCGACTTGCTTGAGAGTTCTACCTGATGTACGGCTCCAAATGCTCGAGAGCTTAAATGGTGTTGCGGCAAAGAAGAGAAAGAAACAGAAGCTTACAGAGGAGACGTCTAGTTATGATAATCCAGGGACTATTGTTGTTGATCCATTAAGCAGTAATTGTGATTTAAAGACTGACGTCGATTTACTTCCCGTTCCTGAATTGCTTGAGCACAATGTGGATGTATATTCGAGTAGAGAAGACATTGTGAGCGGCAATATAGGTGGTAGAAAAAAGAAAGGGAGGATTAGGAAAGCGCCTGATGTGGCCAATGCTAATGCTATTGCTTTCAATAGTTTCCAAGCTATGAAAACAAAGAAGACTAGCGATCCAGTTTACATGGCATTGGGACGGTTTTTCTTCGATGTGGGGTTACCTGCGGAAGCTGTAAATTCTGCTTATTTTAAGCCAATGGTTGATGCGATTGCCTCTCAGGGAGTAGAGGCTATTGGCCCATCTTTCCATGATCTTAGGAGCTGGATTTTGAAAAATGCGGTACATGAATCCAGGAGTGATGTTGATAAATGTAGAAGAGATTGGGAAAATAATGGGTGCACTATTTTGGTGGATGAGCGGAATTTGAAGAAGGGTAAGACCTTTGTTAACTTTTTCGTGTATTGTCCAGTAGGTACCGTCTTTTTGAGATCTGCTGATGTATCCGACACCGGAGGTTCTGCAGATGCCCTTTATGATTTACTTAAGCAGACAGTGGAAGAAGTTGGTATGAAAAATGTTTTGCAAGTAGTAACAAGTAGCGAAGATCGGTACATCATTGCCGGGAGGAGACTTTCTGACACATGTCCAACTGTTTTTTGGAGTCCTTGTACTCTTCATTGCATTGATTTAATGCTAAAGGACATTGGAGAACTTCCAAGGGTGAAGATTATACTTGACCAAGCAAAATCAATCTCAAGATTTGTTTATTCAAATCATGTTGTTTTGAACATGATGAGGCGATTCACATTTGGGATTGATTTGGTTGATCTGGGAATTACTCGCTACTCAATAGATTTTGCTACATTAAAAAGGATGTTAAATGTTCGACATTATTTGCAGTCTATGATTGCTTCTGAGGAGTGGATGGAAAGCCCGTACTCAAAAAAACCCGTGGCATTTTCTATACAAAATTATGTAAATAATGAATCGTTCTGGTCTACATGTGCCTCAATTATTCGTTTAACAGATCCACTCTTGCGACTTCAGAGGATTGTTTGTAGTGAAAAGAGGCCTGCTATGGGATATGTATGTGCTGGAATTTACAGAGCCAAAGAAACAATTAAAAAGGAAATTGCCGATACGGAAGACTATTTACTTTATTGGAACATCATTGATCGTAGGTGGGAACAAGTTCAGCATCATCCCCTTCATGCAGCTGGTTTCTATTTTAACCCCAGATTTTTTTACAATCTTGAAGGGGATGTCCATCATCATATTCGATCACTAGTTTATGATTGTATAGAGAAATTGGTTTCTGACCCTAAGATTCAAGACAAAATTATGAAGGAAACAGCATCGTTCCAAGGTGCTGTGGGAGATTTTGGGCGAAAGATGGCTGTTAGAGCTAGAGATACTTTACTCCCCA CTGAGTGGTGGTCAGCATATGGTGGGGGATGCCCGAATTTGGCTCACTTGGCTATTCGAATTCTCAGCCAAACTTGCAGTTTGTTCCCTCATAAGCTTAATCACATTCCTCTTGAACACATGCACGAAAGGAAAAATTGTTTGGAGCACCAGAGACTCAGTGACCTTGTCTTTGTTCAGTATAACATGTCCTTGAAGCACCT TGGAAAAGAACAGGGATACACGGATCCAATTTCTtatgagaaatttgagatcatTGGAGATTGGATAATGGAGAAAGAAATAGGCTCTGAAAGTTCAGAAACTGCCGACTGGATGGCTGTTGATCCACCCTTAGGCAATGCTACGCTCTTAGGATCACCAATTGACGATTTTGAAGCCTTGGGTTCAG GATTTGaagattttgaaatttttgactgGCTGAAAGAAAGTGAAGAAAATGGCAACGAGAACATAGCAAGCATGTAG
- the LOC140820310 gene encoding ribulose bisphosphate carboxylase/oxygenase activase, chloroplastic-like, with translation MAAALSTAGAVNHLPLNLHGSGAGAAVPSSSFLGTSLKKVNSSFIVKNPSSNLKIVAAEGAKKIDRWAGLGNDISDDQQDITRGKGKVDPLFQAPDGMGTHDAIMSSYEYLSTGLKTYNLDNTMGGFYIAPAFMDKLVVHISKNFMSLPNIKVPLILGIWGGKGQGKSFQCELVFAKMGINPIMMSAGELESGNAGEPAKLIRQRYREAADIIRKGKMCCLFINDLDAGAGRMGGTTQYTVNNQMVNATLMNIADNPTNVQLPGMYNKEENPRVPIIVTGNDFSTLYAPLIRDGRMEKFYWAPTREDRIGVCTGIFRTDNVPQEAIIKLVDTFPGQSIDFFGALRARVYDDEVRQWISRVGVESIGKKLVNSREGPPKFEQPKMTLEKLLEYGFMLVQEQENVKRVQLADKYLKDAALGDANKDAIERGTFYGQAAQQVGVPVPEGCTDRNASNFDPTARSDNGSCLYTN, from the exons ATGGCAGCCGCCCTCTCAACTGCCGGAGCCGTTAACCATCTACCG CTGAACTTGCATGGATCCGGTGCTGGAGCTGCGGTCCCGAGCTCTTCTTTCTTAGGCACCAGCTTGAAGAAGGTGAACTCCTCCTTTATAGTCAAGAACCCATCGTCGAATTTGAAGATTGTGGCTGCAGAAGGGGCCAAAAAAATCGATAGATGGGCTGGTCTAGGCAACGATATATCCGACGATCAACAAGATATTACCAGAGGAAAGGGCAAGGTTGATCCCCTATTCCAAGCACCCGACGGTATGGGAACGCACGATGCCATCATGAGCTCGTACGAGTACCTCAGCACTGGGCTAAAAAC ATATAACTTGGACAACACAATGGGTGGATTTTACATCGCTCCTGCATTCATGGACAAGCTTGTTGTTCACATTTCCAAGAATTTCATGAGCTTGCCTAACATCAAG GTTCCTCTTATTTTGGGTATTTGGGGAGGCAAAGGGCAGGGTAAATCATTTCAGTGCGAGCTTGTCTTCGCCAAGATGGGAATCAA CCCCATCATGATGAGTGCCGGAGAACTGGAGAGCGGTAATGCCGGAGAACCGGCGAAGCTGATCCGGCAGAGGTATCGTGAAGCAGCAGACATCATCAGGAAAGGCAAAATGTGCTGCCTATTCATCAACGATCTCGATGCAGGTGCCGGCCGTATGGGTGGAACCACACAGTATACAGTCAACAACCAAATGGTGAATGCCACTCTCATGAACATTGCTGACAACCCCACAAATGTGCAGCTCCCTGGTATGTACAACAAAGAGGAGAATCCGCGAGTCCCCATCATAGTCACGGGCAACGACTTCTCAACCTTGTACGCTCCTCTAATTCGTGATGGCCGTATGGAGAAGTTCTACTGGGCTCCTACTCGTGAGGATCGTATCGGTGTCTGCACTGGTATTTTCCGAACTGATAATGTCCCACAAGAAGCTATTATCAAACTGGTCGACACCTTCCCTGGACAATCCATAG ATTTCTTCGGTGCTCTGAGGGCAAGAGTATACGATGACGAAGTTAGGCAATGGATAAGCAGAGTGGGAGTAGAGAGCATCGGTAAGAAGCTCGTGAACTCGAGGGAAGGGCCACCAAAGTTCGAGCAACCAAAAATGACGCTTGAGAAATTGCTTGAATACGGGTTCATGCTGGTCCAGGAGCAGGAGAATGTGAAGAGAGTGCAGTTGGCAGACAAATACCTGAAAGATGCTGCCCTGGGAGATGCTAACAAGGATGCTATCGAAAGAGGGACATTCTACG GCCAAGCAGCCCAACAAGTTGGAGTTCCAGTGCCTGAAGGTTGCACAGACCGAAATGCATCAAACTTCGATCCAACTGCAAGGAGCGACAATGGGTCGTGCCTATACACGAACTAG
- the LOC140820322 gene encoding triosephosphate isomerase, cytosolic-like, translating into MGRKFIVGGNWKCNGTTEEVKKIVSMLNAAEVPHEDVVEVVVSPPFVFLPIVKNLLRPDFYVGAQNCWVKKGGAYTGEVSAEMLVNLNIPWVILGHSERRALLAESNEFVGSKVAYALGQSLKVIACVGETLEQREAGSTLDVVAAQTKAIAEQIADWTNVVLAYEPVWAIGTGKVATPDQAQEVHCELRKWLQANVSSEVAASTRIMYGGSVNGGNCKELAAKPDVDGFLVGGASLKPEFIDIIKAAEVKKDA; encoded by the exons ATGGGGAGAAAATTCATCGTCGGAGGCAACTGGAAATGC AATGGAACTACTGAAGAAGTGAAGAAGATTGTTTCAATGCTAAATGCTGCCGAAGTGCCACATGAAGATGTTGTGG AGGTGGTTGTCAGCCCTCCATTTGTTTTTCTTCCTATCGTAAAAAATCTTCTGCGACCTGATTTTTATGTCGGTGCTCAGAACTGTTGGGTTAAGAAAGGAGGCGCTTACACCGGCGAGGTTAG TGCCGAGATGCTTGTCAATCTGAACATACCGTGGGTAATTCTTGGTCACTCTGAAAGGAGAGCTTTGTTAGCAGAATCAAACGAG TTTGTTGGAAGTAAAGTTGCGTATGCACTTGGTCAAAGTTTGAAGGTAATTGCTTGTGTTGGCGAGACTCTTGAACAGAGAGAAGCAGGATCAACTCTTGATGTTGTTGCTGCACAGACGAAGGCTATTGCAG AACAAATAGCTGATTGGACTAATGTTGTCTTGGCTTATGAGCCTGTTTGGGCTATCGGAACTGGGAAGGTTGCCACTCCTGACCaggctcaggaa GTACATTGCGAATTGAGGAAATGGCTTCAAGCAAATGTTAGCTCTGAAGTTGCAGCCTCAACTAGGATTATGTATGGAG GTTCTGTGAATGGTGGTAACTGTAAGGAATTGGCTGCGAAACCTGATGTTGATGGTTTTCTAGTTGGTGGCGCTTCACTTAAG CCGGAGTTCATCGACATCATCAAGGCTGCTGAGGTGAAGAAAGATGCTTAG